A genomic region of Venturia canescens isolate UGA chromosome 7, ASM1945775v1, whole genome shotgun sequence contains the following coding sequences:
- the LOC122414076 gene encoding uncharacterized protein, which translates to MSFSVASSRGTTIRRMLRIFLIYVLCCETTGEYLFKPGKQYLYKYHAETNTGVLLPSKAASSFGFNGELKIQASENSTIFQLQSVTIFAWNGEYRERIHDTKPTDQSEEMSKPFRVNHKNGLVTNFSVGNEPVWATNIKRSIAGILQLDLVNLEKQLAFYSVETNHYGQCTIEYVVTHESDDEKLIRKFSDPRTCLGHPHWTWSNVPRTHCPNDGENPVIKSSERLYKVKSDGNDSTLIYLNATGGIYVQPFQSLGESQFTFTRQSIELISVEEITQKIADPQFRDVALQHELPNDDITQGRSPIEKQVIFSSISKLLDRLSQRLENPGLDTDVNKLHNTTISILLYYLEMLDQNDLKIAYNKIAGTSYKEETIRNMFLETLPQVGTKHSALFILDLILKKEVSDITAMQLLTYLPFNIRKPNVELLTNMNVLLDLPKDRISLEVRNTGILTFGTLIYKTCLSYCPYETLDDYVRLYLDRFTETSNYDKKMVWLEGLSNIQLGRVVEFLEPIASGNSVESRHLRVLAAWASLPTAPLRPDVIYPVYWPIFVNRTEHLELRIAALTLLMASSPSANRMISLYWYMHDEPDRHLYHFFYTTLKSLERNNFPCYKHLGGIAAQFTRVLRKPSPNENIITGNYLFDYQDTKRHFGAMVQNLIIANPRTNIPEVIYMTLINHGSGANLNHISLYVKAEGLVNSLSAYMESPTRVKDILKDFNIKEKPRGEVYLEIIARVQQKAVFCLHFNQSSIEKGIGFLSALSANTFTIYQTMEFHVNQKRINIPFMMESLQATDLGTNVRLAVTANSLFSMRGNFTHQANGRNNHVIIRSVVHGRETIETYNPFIDVWHEAERTQSIHGYLPINVTIGIDNALFLLYNTPAEYMRTGVTANVRTATSIRGREAQNKLRNICPECTTLYTVRKSDEPTKVIKLFEVDVPELGGRLNVEVLDCEGFVDQENYLSDILSAHRSNYHTWPAARLPLLIAHFLDFFTYVPPKGSCGFSIYVEPGSLNPSEVKLEYVNSGGHHTLGLIRREIRTLKVLQQWTLAAVYEITDSLAETVKIKAIKTVPREKVLKVCIEAQEVTPWAWDFLSIEPSEPASVKLNIVWGLSDTAKGKCSGSSILVNLVGEVTQEQIKESKREVWPYKECREQLKGKKFVPYTEACYESSRELSTLRKYQTFVETTNLPEGLRNVIWRLQAFYNLLGGNSSHVANSNQFVIGATFPKDSKMAEIKVNKDKMSIGYDPNIIDLFLERTRLHRFLDNSLLRSIFSVCTLTTTIGTSADNVTFPVTENRELLLLAQCYEDNPRFTLRAIGTQDGITVMSDDDLGSIKIVPDSDGGTVYNFTDRLNFKRDFEWNVINAKRIRLDRKSIHLFFTDYFIFIHVTNEQVLIFFPSYMKEYSCGVCTATDLDAAKLYEKN; encoded by the exons ATGAGCTTTTCag TCGCTTCTTCGCGAGGAACAACAATCCGTCGAATGTTACGAATCTTTCTCATCTACGTTTTGTGCTGTGAAACAACGggtgaatatttattcaagCCGGGAAAACAATATCTTTACAAATACCATGCGGAGACGAACACAGGCGTTTTGTTGCCTTCCAAGGCAGCATCTTCCTTCGGCTTTAATGGTGAACTCAAGATTCAAGCGAGCGagaattcgacgatttttcaa TTACAATCCGTCACGATTTTCGCGTGGAATGGAGAATATCGCGAGAGAATCCACGACACGAAGCCCACTGATCAGAGCGAAGAAATGTCCAAACCATTTCGAGTCAATCACAAAAATGGCTTAGTCACGAATTTCAGCGTTGGAAACGAGCCCGTTTGGGCGACGAATATTAAACGTAGCATCGCTGGCATTTTACAGTTGGATCTTGTCAATTTGGAGAAACAACTTGCTTTTTACTCTGTCGAA acCAATCACTATGGCCAATGTACGATAGAGTACGTGGTGACTCACGAAagcgacgatgaaaaattgatacgGAAATTTTCCGATCCTCGAACGTGCCTCGGTCATCCACACTGGACTTGGTCCAATGTTCCACGTACACATTGTCCCAACGACGGGGAA aatCCTGTTATAAAATCAAGCGAAAGACTGTACAAAGTGAAGAGCGATGGAAACGACAGTACACTTATTTACCTGAACGCGACAGGCGGAATTTACGTTCAACCCTTTCAAAGCCTCGGAGAATCTCAGTTCACATTCACGCG TCAATCGATTGAACTCATTTCCGTGGAAGAGATTACTCAAAAAATTGCAGACCCCCAATTTCGCGATGTTGCTCTTCAACACGAATTACCGAACGACGACATCACCCAAGGCAGAAGTCCCATCGAGAAGCAAGTTATTTTCTCTTCG atATCAAAATTATTGGATCGCTTGAGTCAACGTCTCGAGAATCCTGGGCTCGATACCGACGTGAACAAGCTTCACAACACGACGATTTCGATACTTCTCTATTACTTGGAGATGTTGGATCAGAACGATTTGAAAATAGCGTACAACAAGATCGCTGGAACAAGTTACAAGGAAGAAACTATTCG AAACATGTTTTTGGAAACATTGCCTCAAGTAGGAACGAAACATTCGGCACTGTTTATCCTCGACCTTATACTGAAGAAGGAAGTATCAGATATAACGGCCATGCAATTATTGACGTACCTTCCCTTCAATATTCGTAAACCAAACGTCGAATTACTTACTAATATGAACGTTTTGCTGGATTTGCCAAAAGATAGAATATCTCTTGAGGTCCGAAACACTGGAATTCTCACGTTTGGTACACTCATTTATAAAACTTGTTTGTCGTACTGCCCTTACGAAACGTTGGACGACTATGTGAGATTGTATCTCGACAGATTTACAG AGACTTCGAATTACGACAAAAAAATGGTTTGGCTAGAGGGCCTCTCAAACATCCAACTGGGAAGAGTCGTAGAATTTTTAGAACCCATAGCAAGTGGTAACAGCGTTGAATCAAGGCATCTGAGAGTTTTAGCTGCTTGGGCATCGTTGCCTACCGCACCATTGAGGCCTGACGTG atATATCCAGTGTATTGGCCTATTTTTGTGAACCGTACCGAACATCTCGAGCTACGAATCGCAGCGTTGACACTTTTGATGGCCTCGAGTCCTTCGGCGAATCGAATGATATCTTTATATTGGTACATGCACGACGAACCGGATCGACAtttgtaccattttttttacaccacGTTGAAATCTCTGGAAAGAAACAATTTTCCATGCTACAAGCACTT GGGTGGTATAGCCGCGCAGTTTACTCGCGTTCTACGCAAACCATCTCCCAACGAGAACATCATCACGGGCAATTATTTGTTCGATTATCAAGACACGAAAAGACACTTTGGAGCGATGGTACAAAATCTAATAATTGCGAATCCTCGAACGAATATACCAGAAGTCATTTATATGACTCTGATCAATCACGGAAGTGGTGCTAATCTAAATCATATATCC CTGTACGTGAAAGCAGAGGGACTGGTGAATTCACTGTCAGCTTATATGGAAAGTCCAACACGAGTCAAAGATATTTTGAAGGATTtcaatataaaagaaaaaccacGTGGGGAAGTATACTTGGAAATAATAGCGCGAGTTCAACAGAAAGCAGTTTTTTGTCTGCACTTCAATCAGTCGAGCATCGAGAAAGGAATCGGAT ttCTTTCGGCTCTTTCCGCAAACACTTTTACTATTTATCAGACCATGGAATTTCACGTTAATCAGAAACGAATTAATATTCCGTTCATGATGGAGTCTTTACAAGCAACCGATCTCGGTACGAATGTGAGACTAGCCGTGACTGCCAACTCGCTTTTCTCGATGAGAGGAAACTTTACGCATCAGGCGAACGGTCGTAACAATCACGTTATTATTCG CTCGGTTGTTCACGGGAGAGAAACTATCGAAACTTACAACCCTTTTATCGACGTCTGGCACGAAGCTGAACGAACGCAATCGATTCACGGATATTTACCAATAAACGTGACAATCGGCATCGATAATGCACTATTCCTCTTATACAATACGCCCGCAG AATATATGAGGACTGGTGTAACTGCGAACGTGCGAACCGCCACTTCGATACGAGGTCGAGAAGCTCAAAATAAACTGCGTAACATCTGTCCCGAATGCACGACCCTTTACACCGTCAGAAAATCTGACGAACCTACGAAG GTGATTAAGCTCTTCGAAGTTGACGTCCCCGAATTGGGGGGGCGACTAAACGTCGAAGTGTTGGATTGCGAGGGCTTCGTCGATCAAGAGAATTATTTGAGCGATATTTTGTCTGCGCACAGAAGCAATTATCA TACGTGGCCAGCTGCACGTCTGCCGTTGCTGATAGCACACTTTCTCGATTTCTTCACTTACGTACCACCGAAAGGAAGCTGTGGATTTTCGATTTACGTTGAGCCAGGCAGTTTGAATCCTTCCGAG GTGAAATTGGAATACGTAAATAGTGGAGGACATCACACTCTAGGATTGATTCGCCGCGAAATTCGTACTCTCAAAGTTTTGCAGCAATGGACTTTGGCAGCTGTTTACGAGATCACAGACTCTTTGGCAGAAACAGTGAAAATTAAAGCTATCAAAACTGTTCCAagagaaaaagttttgaag GTTTGCATAGAAGCCCAGGAAGTGACACCTTGGGCATGGGATTTCTTGAGCATCGAGCCGAGTGAGCCTGCATCAGTGAAATTGAATATAGTCTGGGGCCTTAGCGATACGGCGAAAGGAAAATGCAGCGGTTCCTCCATTCTGGTTAATTTAGTAGGCGAAGTAACGCAGgaacaaataaaagaaagcaAACGCGAAGTATGGCCGTACAAAGAATGTCGAGAacaattaaaaggaaaaaaattcgtgccCTACACGGAAGCTTGTTACGAGTCCTCGAGGGAATTATCAACATTGCGAAAATATCAAACATTCGTTGAAACTACGAAC CTTCCAGAGGGATTGCGAAACGTAATTTGGCGTTTGCAAGCGTTTTACAATTTATTGGGTGGAAATAGCAGTCACGTGGCAAATTCGAATCAATTCGTAATCGGAGCAACTTTTCCAAAGGACTCGAAAATGGCGGAGATCAAAGTGAACAAGGACAAAATGTCCATTGGTTATGATCCAAATATCATCGATTTGTTCCTCGAACGAACGAGATTACATCGATTCCTGGACAATTCTTTGCTTCGATCGATATTTA gcGTTTGTACTCTCACAACCACAATTGGCACATCAGCCGACAATGTAACGTTTCCGGTAACCGAAAatcgcgaattattattacTCGCTCAGTGTTACGAAGATAATCCAAGATTCACGCTGAGAGCGATCGGAACACAGGACGGAATAACTGTTATGTCGGACGACGATTTAGGAAGCATAAAAATCGTGCCGGACAGCGACGGCGGTACAGTTTACAATTTCACTGATCGGCTGAATTTCAAAAGAGACTTCGAATGGAACGTAATTAACGCTAAGag AATCCGACTGGACAGAAAGTCAATTCACCTGTTTTTCAccgattatttcattttcatacacGTCACGAACGAACAAGTACTCATATTTTTTCCGAGTTACATGAAAGAATATTCGTGTGGTGTTTGCACTGCGACGGATCTCGACGCGGCGAAGTTGTACGAGAAAAATTGA
- the LOC122414079 gene encoding PAX3- and PAX7-binding protein 1 isoform X1: MSLFNKPKRNIRRRSFNDDYEDNENRMECEDSKTIKIKPKKKDKAKQTLLSFGEELDEADDGEVFKVKKSSRSKKLMKQLDHERKKKKGEEKMQVDSEQANMSVKQEKDLEIKTDDLVVKIKNTGPLILNGRAALTAGKDDYTSDEEDDQKTHTFRKNNAKADTMKIILESGCIPDAAMIHAARKRRQKARELGTDYIPIEEHGDDKGKSRLIREDDHDRSDDDDSQDRMDMTVNTEARDKEMRREAFLASQTSAKLSDNESEHDHEEEEWEAQQIRKGVTGAQIAAAQQDSIMQQQYSMGMNCNQMLRVSGVPLEMVLMPAPPPPPSINPPDPTKITPITPQEVIEKMRGRIGTLQQVYRRHQMDQAQLDEELEQTMKEMDECELRAPRLAQRFRYYQELRGYVTDLVECLDEKLPLVIGLEERWLELYGERSNELMERRRQDTRDQAEEITTAARGQSTRRGVEDEARVRRATEREGRRARRRRARELTPTLPKHIDGMSSDDEVTEQQNLAFKQTKEDIDSDSHDVFSDVVDDFCTVRGILAKLESWKEMDAEAYSEAYVSLCIPKIIAPVIRLQLLTWNPIMESADLERTKWYNALLLYALDQHETESSLRRDPDVKIIPMTIEKVVVPKLTLIVEKIWDPMSTSQTLRLVGTVSRLIRDNPTLNDTSKPLEKLFNTILDKIKSAVENDVFIPIFPKQVLDTKHQFFQRQFAMAVKLLRNLLSWQGLLGDTQLKNLALGSLLNRYLLAGLRVCTPIDALTKANMIMSTLPRAWLHGETIEQLKMFASLISQLSEKLDQANPVHNEAWEYSKSILKIIKPL, translated from the exons ATGTCGCTCTTTAACAAGCCCAAGAGAAATATAAGACGACGCTCGTTCAACGACGATTATGAGGACAATGAAAATAGGATGGAGTGCGAAGATTCCAAAACTATTAAAATTAAACCCAAGAAGAAAGATAAGGCTAAACAAACGCTCCTGAGTTTTGGAGAGGAGCTGGATGAAG CGGATGACGGTGAAGTTTTTAAAGTGAAGAAATCCTCTAGAAGcaaaaaactgatgaaacagcTCGAccacgagaggaaaaaaaagaaaggtgAAGAGAAAATGCAAGTGGACTCTGAGCAAGCGAACATGTCCGTTAAGCAGGAAAAAGATTTAGAAATAAAGACAGATGATCTAGTA gttaaaataaaaaatactggACCTCTGATATTGAACGGAAGAGCAGCTCTGACAGCCGGAAAAGACGATTATACGTCGGACGAAGAGGATGATCAAAAGACTCATACTTTTAGGAAGAACAATGCCAAAGCCGatacaatgaaaattattcttgAAA gTGGCTGTATACCGGATGCTGCAATGATACACGCAGCAAGAAAGAGACGTCAAAAAGCACGCGAGTTGGGAACTGATTATATACCAATCGAAGAGCATGG AGACGACAAAGGAAAATCGAGACTCATTAGAGAAGACGATCACGACAGAAGCGATGATGATGATTCTCAGGATCGAATGGACATGACGGTTAATACAGAGGCTCGAGACAAAGAAATGAGACGCGAAGCTTTTCTCGCTTCTCAAACATCAGCAAAAC TTTCCGATAATGAGAGCGAACACGATCATGAAGAGGAAGAATGGGAAGCTCAGCAAATTCGAAAAGGCGTTACCGGGGCTCag ATCGCCGCTGCCCAACAGGATTCTATAATGCAGCAGCAATACTCCATGGGTATGAATTGCAATCAAATGTTACGAGTTTCCGGAGTACCGTTGGAAATGGTACTGATGCCTGCGCCGCCTCCACCACCGTCCATTAATCCACCAGATCCTACTAAAATAACGCCGATTACGCCCCAAGAAGTAATTGAGAAAATGCGCGGGAG gATTGGAACCTTACAGCAAGTCTACAGACGACATCAGATGGACCAGGCTCAGTTGGACGAAGAATTGGAGCAAACGATGAAGGAAATGGATGAGTGCGAATTGCGTGCACCCCGTTTGGCACAGCGCTTCAGATATTACCAAGAGTTGCGTGGGTATGTCACTGACTTGGTAGAGTGTCTTGATGAGAAG CTGCCTCTGGTTATTGGATTGGAAGAACGTTGGCTAGAATTGTATGGCGAAAGGTCGAACGAATTAATGGAGAGACGTCGACAGGACACACGGGATCAGGCCGAAGAAATCACCACTGCCGCCA GGGGTCAATCGACAAGGAGGGGGGTCGAAGATGAAGCACGCGTTCGACGTGCGACAGAGCGAGAAGGAAGACGTGCCAGACGGAGACGAGCTCGTGAATTGACGCCAACGCTGCCAAAACATATTGATGGCATGTCCAGCGATGACGAAGTTACCGAGCAACAGAATCTTGCATTTAAACAGACTAAGg agGACATCGACAGCGATAGCCACGACGTATTCTCCGACGTCGTTGATGATTTTTGCACGGTTAGAGGGATTCTCGCGAAGCTCGAATCGTGGAAAGAAATGGACGCAGAAGCTTACTCGGAAGCGTACGTTTCTCTTTGCATACCGAAGATCATTGCTCCGGTCATAAGGCTTCAGCTTCTTACGTGGAATCCGATAATG GAGAGTGCTGATCTTGAGCGCACGAAGTGGTACAATGCTTTGCTTCTTTACGCGCTGGATCAGCATGAAACCGAATCATCGTTGAGACGAGATCCCGACGTGAAAATAATACCTATGACAATAGAAAAAGTTGTCGTGCCCAAACTAACTC TCATTGTCGAAAAAATATGGGATCCAATGTCAACGTCCCAGACATTGCGTCTCGTGGGTACGGTCAGTCGTCTCATCAGAGATAATCCGACTTTAAACGACACGAGCAAACctcttgaaaaactttttaataCCATTCTTGACAAGATTAAATCGGCCGTGGAAAACGATGTGTTTATACCCATTTTTCCGAAGCA AGTTCTGGATACGAAACatcaatttttccaaagaCAGTTCGCAATGGCCGTCAAATTGCTACGTAACTTACTGAGTTGGCAAGGTTTATTGGGCGATAcacaattgaaaaatctggcCCTGGGTTCTCTCCTCAATCGTTATCTCTTGGCTGGCCTAAGAGTTTGTACGCCTATCGATGCTTTGACCAAAGCAAATATG ATAATGAGCACATTGCCGCGTGCGTGGCTGCATGGCGAGACGATCGAGCAGTTGAAAATGTTCGCGAGCCTTATATCTCAGTTGAGCGAAAAATTAGATCAAGCCAATCCAGTGCACAA TGAAGCCTGGGAATATTCCAAATCCATTCTCAAGATTATAAAGCCATTGTGA
- the LOC122414079 gene encoding PAX3- and PAX7-binding protein 1 isoform X2, protein MKIILESGCIPDAAMIHAARKRRQKARELGTDYIPIEEHGDDKGKSRLIREDDHDRSDDDDSQDRMDMTVNTEARDKEMRREAFLASQTSAKLSDNESEHDHEEEEWEAQQIRKGVTGAQIAAAQQDSIMQQQYSMGMNCNQMLRVSGVPLEMVLMPAPPPPPSINPPDPTKITPITPQEVIEKMRGRIGTLQQVYRRHQMDQAQLDEELEQTMKEMDECELRAPRLAQRFRYYQELRGYVTDLVECLDEKLPLVIGLEERWLELYGERSNELMERRRQDTRDQAEEITTAARGQSTRRGVEDEARVRRATEREGRRARRRRARELTPTLPKHIDGMSSDDEVTEQQNLAFKQTKEDIDSDSHDVFSDVVDDFCTVRGILAKLESWKEMDAEAYSEAYVSLCIPKIIAPVIRLQLLTWNPIMESADLERTKWYNALLLYALDQHETESSLRRDPDVKIIPMTIEKVVVPKLTLIVEKIWDPMSTSQTLRLVGTVSRLIRDNPTLNDTSKPLEKLFNTILDKIKSAVENDVFIPIFPKQVLDTKHQFFQRQFAMAVKLLRNLLSWQGLLGDTQLKNLALGSLLNRYLLAGLRVCTPIDALTKANMIMSTLPRAWLHGETIEQLKMFASLISQLSEKLDQANPVHNEAWEYSKSILKIIKPL, encoded by the exons atgaaaattattcttgAAA gTGGCTGTATACCGGATGCTGCAATGATACACGCAGCAAGAAAGAGACGTCAAAAAGCACGCGAGTTGGGAACTGATTATATACCAATCGAAGAGCATGG AGACGACAAAGGAAAATCGAGACTCATTAGAGAAGACGATCACGACAGAAGCGATGATGATGATTCTCAGGATCGAATGGACATGACGGTTAATACAGAGGCTCGAGACAAAGAAATGAGACGCGAAGCTTTTCTCGCTTCTCAAACATCAGCAAAAC TTTCCGATAATGAGAGCGAACACGATCATGAAGAGGAAGAATGGGAAGCTCAGCAAATTCGAAAAGGCGTTACCGGGGCTCag ATCGCCGCTGCCCAACAGGATTCTATAATGCAGCAGCAATACTCCATGGGTATGAATTGCAATCAAATGTTACGAGTTTCCGGAGTACCGTTGGAAATGGTACTGATGCCTGCGCCGCCTCCACCACCGTCCATTAATCCACCAGATCCTACTAAAATAACGCCGATTACGCCCCAAGAAGTAATTGAGAAAATGCGCGGGAG gATTGGAACCTTACAGCAAGTCTACAGACGACATCAGATGGACCAGGCTCAGTTGGACGAAGAATTGGAGCAAACGATGAAGGAAATGGATGAGTGCGAATTGCGTGCACCCCGTTTGGCACAGCGCTTCAGATATTACCAAGAGTTGCGTGGGTATGTCACTGACTTGGTAGAGTGTCTTGATGAGAAG CTGCCTCTGGTTATTGGATTGGAAGAACGTTGGCTAGAATTGTATGGCGAAAGGTCGAACGAATTAATGGAGAGACGTCGACAGGACACACGGGATCAGGCCGAAGAAATCACCACTGCCGCCA GGGGTCAATCGACAAGGAGGGGGGTCGAAGATGAAGCACGCGTTCGACGTGCGACAGAGCGAGAAGGAAGACGTGCCAGACGGAGACGAGCTCGTGAATTGACGCCAACGCTGCCAAAACATATTGATGGCATGTCCAGCGATGACGAAGTTACCGAGCAACAGAATCTTGCATTTAAACAGACTAAGg agGACATCGACAGCGATAGCCACGACGTATTCTCCGACGTCGTTGATGATTTTTGCACGGTTAGAGGGATTCTCGCGAAGCTCGAATCGTGGAAAGAAATGGACGCAGAAGCTTACTCGGAAGCGTACGTTTCTCTTTGCATACCGAAGATCATTGCTCCGGTCATAAGGCTTCAGCTTCTTACGTGGAATCCGATAATG GAGAGTGCTGATCTTGAGCGCACGAAGTGGTACAATGCTTTGCTTCTTTACGCGCTGGATCAGCATGAAACCGAATCATCGTTGAGACGAGATCCCGACGTGAAAATAATACCTATGACAATAGAAAAAGTTGTCGTGCCCAAACTAACTC TCATTGTCGAAAAAATATGGGATCCAATGTCAACGTCCCAGACATTGCGTCTCGTGGGTACGGTCAGTCGTCTCATCAGAGATAATCCGACTTTAAACGACACGAGCAAACctcttgaaaaactttttaataCCATTCTTGACAAGATTAAATCGGCCGTGGAAAACGATGTGTTTATACCCATTTTTCCGAAGCA AGTTCTGGATACGAAACatcaatttttccaaagaCAGTTCGCAATGGCCGTCAAATTGCTACGTAACTTACTGAGTTGGCAAGGTTTATTGGGCGATAcacaattgaaaaatctggcCCTGGGTTCTCTCCTCAATCGTTATCTCTTGGCTGGCCTAAGAGTTTGTACGCCTATCGATGCTTTGACCAAAGCAAATATG ATAATGAGCACATTGCCGCGTGCGTGGCTGCATGGCGAGACGATCGAGCAGTTGAAAATGTTCGCGAGCCTTATATCTCAGTTGAGCGAAAAATTAGATCAAGCCAATCCAGTGCACAA TGAAGCCTGGGAATATTCCAAATCCATTCTCAAGATTATAAAGCCATTGTGA
- the deltaCOP gene encoding coatomer subunit delta: MVLIAAAVCTKAGKTIISRQFVEMTKARIEGLLAAFPKLMSSGKQHTFVETESVRYVYQPLEKLYMLLITTKASNILEDLETLRLFARVIPEYCKSMDEMEVAENTFNLIFAFDEIVALGYRESVNLAQIRTFVEMDSHEERVYQAVRFTQEREAKNKMREKAKELQRQRMEANKKGSGGVGGGKNLGFGSSYGNSGNFTNSPSVGDSANFIPEPVKPSYNPSLKSISTGPGAMKLGGKARDVDSFVDQLKEEGENVVTTSISSSSTKTSNISSHIISTNTEPVHLKQEEKLNVRIGRDGGLQHFELHGLVTLHISDEKWGRIRVQLENKDTRGVQLQTHPNVDKELFKSHSQIGLKIPSKPFPLNTDVGVLKWRLQAQDETSLPLSINCWPSENGESGCDVNIEYELEQTDLELNDVQINIPLPMGCTPIVSEYDGQYTHEPRRNMLIWSLPIVDASTKSGSMEFSAPSSTPSDFFPLHVSFSSKTPYAKIKVSDVLLVEDESPVKHSVETVFLTDNYEVV; encoded by the exons ATG GTCCTTATTGCAGCAGCAGTATGCACGAAAGCAGGCAAAA CCATCATATCCCGTCAATTTGTGGAAATGACGAAAGCCAGAATAGAGGGCCTTCTTGCCGCTTTTCCCAAGCTCATGAGTTCCGGGAAACAGCATACATTCGTAGAAACCGAATCGGTCCGTTACGTCTATCAACCTCTTGAGAAACTATACATGCTTCTCATCACAACAAAAGCCAGCAATATTCTGGAAGATTTGGAAACTCTTAGGCTCTTTGCAAGAGTG ATACCGGAGTACTGCAAATCCATGGACGAAATGGAAGTAGCAGAAAACACGTTCAACCTCATATTTGCTTTCGACGAGATTGTGGCACTAGGTTACAGGGAGAGTGTCAATTTGGCTCAAATTCGTACATTCGTGGAAATGGATTCGCACGAGGAGCGAGTCTATCAAGCGGTGAGATTCACGCAGGAGCGTGAAGCAAAGAACAAGATGAGAGAAAAagcaaaagaattacaaagaCAGAGAATGGAAGCGAACAAGAAAGGTAGCGGTGGAGTTGGAGGAGGAAAGAATCTCGGTTTTGGTAGTAGCTACGGAAACAGTGGGAATTTCACGAATTCACCGAGTGTGGGTGATTCGGCAAACTTCATACCAGAGCCTGTGAAGCCAAGCTACAATCCATCTCTAAAATCCATTTCAACGGGGCCTGGTGCGATGAAACTGGGTGGTAAAGCACGCGACGTCGATTCTTTCGTGGATCAATTGAAGGAAGAAGGGGAGAATGTTGTGACCACATCAATATCAAGCTCAAGCACAAAAACGTCAAATATTTCGAGCCACATAATATCAACGAACACTGAGCCGGTGCATTTGAAgcaggaagaaaaattgaacgtAAGAATTGGACGGGACGGTGGTCTTCAACACTTCGAGCTTCACGGTCTCGTCACGCTTCATATATCGGACGAAAAATGGGGCAGAATACGCGTTCAGCTCGAGAACAAGGACACGCGCGGTGTTCAACTCCAAACTCATCCGAACGTCGACAAAGAATTGTTCAAATCGCACAGTCAGATTGGCCTCAAGATACCATCAAAACCGTTCCCTCTGAACACCGACGTTGGCGTTTTGAAGTGGCGATTGCAGGCACAGGATGAAACTTCCTTACCGCTGTCGATCAACTGTTGGCCTTCGGAAAACGGCGAGTCTGGCTGCGATGTCAATATCGAATACGAGCTTGAACAAACTGATCTCGAATTGAACGATGTACAGATTAATATACCATTGCCCATGGGCTGCACGCCAATCGTTAGCGAATATGATGGACAATACACTCACGAACCTCGAAGGAATATGCTCATATGGTCACTGCCTATTGTTGATGCATCAACTAAATCTGGCTCGATGGAATTTTCGGCACCCTCCTCAACACCATCGGACTTCTTCCCATTACACGTGTCCTTTTCTTCGAAAACTCCATACGCTAAAATCAAG GTCAGCGATGTTTTGCTAGTAGAAGATGAGAGCCCAGTAAAGCACTCGGTGGAGACAGTATTCCTCACTGACAATTACGAAGTGGTTTAG